GCAAAAGATAGACATTGAGAATGCCTACTTTTGCCTTTCGGCTATTTTTTATTTCTGCCTTGTAATCGCAGCAATCAAAGCTTGTAAACCAACTTCAGTTGGTTCGCCAAGGAAATAACTCATGTGGTCGCAAGGTATTTCTTGAATGTGGGGAGGATGCGATCGCCCTGTAGGAACACTCTTGATACTATCCACCTTTACAGCTATATCATTCGGTACACCAAAGAACGGTAATTCTACTACTTTATTAAATAAACGTTGTTGTAACCGTTTCAAGACACTGGACTTTTTCTGTGGTTGTTCTTCTAATGCTGCGGGAATAATAGAAGTATTGCCAGCGATAATTGAGTATGGAACACCAGGGTCGTCACTAGCTGCAAGAGAATTGAGAAATTCCGAAGCTGGGTTCATTTGGGCTAGAGATACCCGGATATTTTGTTCTAATGTACCCAACAAAGTACCTACTACTGTTGCCGGGGGAGAAACTGTAGCAAGACTGTTGAGTACAATACCCAGAGTCAGTTTTACCCAATCTTCTACTACAGACCAAGGAGAACCGGCGTTTGGTGTACCCAACATAATTAGGTGTTGGACAAATTTATGCCCACCTTCCTTTTCAATAAACCAACGAGATACTAAACCACCCATTGAGTGAGCAATAATGTGTAGTTCTTTATCGTGGTTTTCTCCTAACCCTACATTTGTTAGCCGTCGTTTTAAATTTTGGGCATTCTGCTCAATAGAAGTATTCAAATTTTCATAATCAAAGGTAAGAACGAGGTCGTAAAGTTCGCTGATGGAAACCTTTTGCCCATCTGCCTGCAATACAGGGTGTTTAATAGTAGATACTAAACTTTCGGTATCGCCAATAATTCCATGAATGTAGAGGGCAATTCGTTTAGCATTTTTTACCTGCTCTCTCACATAAGCTTCATCGTTATGATAGATTATTTTCTTTTTCTTGTTCTCCGTTATTTCAGGTACTGCCAATATCGGATACTTAAATTCTCGTCCCAAACGCTGGCTGATTACTTTTTGAAAGAAGATGCGGATTGCACCTTGCAGGCTACGTTCTCCTTCACTCACGGGGGCTGGTAATCTTTCGAGGATAATTTCTGTTTTACCGTTGTTAGTTATTTGACCACGCCCTAGAGGTAAGAAAAATTCACCGTCATAACCTATAGGAAGCAGATATTCATTATCTGCTAGGGGTGCATCAACCAACAACTTCAGAGGTGCATCAGGGGTAACAACTTCGTGATTTGTAACGTCCCTCAGTTCCAGTACAGTTAATCCTGGGTCTGTACCCCGACTGGTTGTAAATTGGAAAGGTTGAGTTACTTGAGGATCTTCCCGCAGAATGGGAGGCACAATGTTATTATCCAAATCTCGGCTGACTTGTGGTGTAGTCGTGAGACGAACATTTGCTTTTAAGCTGGGATGGGGTTGTAATTTCACCCCTACTCCTAATTGTTGTTCTTGTCCTGGGGAAACCGGGGTAGATTCCAAGGGGCGGACTGTGGTAATTGTGATTTCCTCTGCATACCAATCATCAAACTTTACTGCGTCTGTTTTGCGTATGATGTCACGATTTTGCGTCCTCACCATTAGACGATCAAGACTACTTCGATTAGTAGATTGTATATCTCTAGTTTTATCTGGAGCAACGTCCAGGGCTTTTTGTTCTAGCAATTTGGCATTAAATTCTTCATTGCTGACAATCAACTTAATTACATCTTTGTACTCAGTAATTCCCTGTTTCCAGTAATTATCTGGTACTCCGATTGGCACCCATACGTCTCCATCGACTTGAGCATAAGTTTCTCCTCCGGCTTCCAGCCTGACGCTACCAGATTCAAAAAATGGTGCTTCAATAGCAAAACTGTCTGAAAGAGTAACCAAAGAACAGTAAAGTGGCCTCTTAGTGGTATTGGTAAGTTTAAGTTTAAATTCGGGATTTTGCCAATTACCGTTCTTATACTTATACTGCAAACGTATATCCTTGGTTGGCAATGAGTCCTGATCAGCAAAGATGAGTTCCATCTTCACATCACCAGCTTTAATCTGAGTCGCCGCAGTATTTTTCAGTTGAGCAATTGTTGTCCACCGGGCAATATGTTCTAAGCGTTTAATTGCCTTCTCTGCGTTGTCGGGGTTGTAACCATCAATTTGAGCTACGAGGGGATGCTCATCTGCGGGTCTAGCTATAATGTACTGGTCATTGTGACACAGCAAGCGTAAATCTGCGTTGCCGATTTCTTGTGATTCGCGGATATAGGCTGAAGGTTTACCATTGAGTCCAGCTTTGTTTAGCTGTTCACGCGCTAAATTTACACCTGCTTCGTCTCCTTCAAAGTAAACTCCTAAAGGTGGTAGGGGTAAACTGGTAACGACTGCTTTAAAAGTGGTATCAGTAGCTAGGTGGTCTATCCCTTCGATATCTATTTTGCTCTTAGTTGGCAATACCTGAGTTACTTTTGCTGTACCTACAGACTTTGACGGGTCGTGCAAATCATCGTTATTAGCATCAAATTTAAACAGTGCTAATGAGGTAGTTTCGCCATTTTTGGGTGGTTGTACTCCGTGAACAGCACCACCTTCAATCACCCATCCAGCAGTTTGGTCATGCTTGACAATGAAGTATGGTTCAACTTCGGCGATCGCACCGTCGAGGAAGAACTTGTTACTATCGTCGGCATGATTTACTTCCAATTGTGGAGACTGATCGGATCTTGCACTGCGGACAATAGCGTTTGTGCGTGCAAATAAATCCCGATATGTCAGCTTGCCGTTTGTCTTGGTCAGCGTATCCATTAAATAATAAGAGAAATAACCCCTAAGTTTGCCTGGGTATTCCTTGGCTGTTTCGTAGTCTCGACAAGCGGCTAACAGCACATGACGACCTTTAGGGATTTTCCAACCAGTGGGGTGTTTTTCGGGGTCACGTTCACGGGAATCTGTAAGTTTCTCTAAATCTTCCAGCGTAAATATAAAGCTATCCAAGGGACGCTCTCGCTTGTCTATGCTTAAGCGACGTTCTTTGGTTTCCTGCATGGGGTCTTTAGTCCCAGAACCAGAGTGGCAACAATCCATAATTATGGTTATATGCGGCTCTTTTTCTGCGACTTCTGCAATTAGTTTCGCCAACTCCTTATCTGCTAAATCCCACCCGTTCTCGGTACGACTGTCGTAGCAGACTAAAGTTTCATCCAGATGGTCTGGTTCTATGTGCCAAAATTCCTTCGGTGCTAGTTCCTGGGAACCATGACCACTGTAGTAGAACAAAACTACATCATCTTTTTGTGCTTGACAAAGATGGTTGCGGAAGCCATTAATAATTGCCTCACGGGTTGCTTGTTCATCTTGAAGCTTGAGTAAATGCAGTTGATATTCTTGCGGGTCAAACCTTTCGTTTAGATACTCTTCTATAGCTTTAATGTCGTTTACACAACCATCGAGGTGATGTTTGGGATCGGGATAGTTGTCGATTCCTACCAGGAAAACGTATATTTTCCGGCTTCCGATTCCTCTCGTGGGAATCACTATCGCAGTGACAACACTCAGGACTCTATCAATTGCTTCTGTAATTTTAGCTATATTATTAGCCGCTTCAATTTCGCGGTTTAAGTTATCTATTCCTTTTTGGAACGAAGCTTCATTTGATTGTAAATTTGCTAATAGTAAAGAAAGGCTATGATCTTCTAGTTGTCGGATTTGAGCAACGATTTTAGTTCTCGCTTCGTTAAAAGCATCTTTTTTACGTTGATCGCTTTCATGATCAATGGTGAATAAAATTTGTGGAGAGTTAAGTTTCGCATCAACTTGTCTTAATTTCTGCAAAATTGCTTGAGCTTCAGCTTCAGAATTAATAGACATATTTAAATTTTTCCTGAATAACGATTATTGTTGGCTAGAAACAAGTGCTGAGAATGAATTAGTTTCTTGGATGAAATTATTAAGACGTTTACTGGTTAAATCTCCCTCTATGGAAGCAATAAACAACTCTTTAAATTTTGTTAATTTATCACTTGCATCCTTGATTTTTGTTACTACTTCAGCATCCTGTGTCAGAACTTCATATCTTTTTTTTATCCATGTATCGTCATTAATGTCTTCTAACTGAGTGAGTGGTTTTAACACTAAACGATATTCTTGTAAATCTCGTAGTGTTTTTATGTCTGTTTCCACTGAATCACTGATTTGTTTTAATACTTTTTCTTGGAAAGTTATTTCTTGATAGATCGTGAACTTACGCTTTTCTAATTCTTCTCTTAGTGCGCCACGAATCCGAGCGTCAAGAACTATCTTAGTTACCGATGGTAGCCGATCAATTTTAATGGGACTTAAGCCTACAATTTTACTGCCACTATTTTGTAAATTGTTGGCTATACTCTCAACTGCGGCTTTACTTCTATCAGGAGAATCAGAACCAGCCAGCTCTATAAGTTTATTAAAGTAAGCCTGCAAAAATTGGTTATGCCTACGAAGCTCTTTGATAAGTTCAAGCCGTTTTTTATCTTGTTCTGATAATTCAGTGTAGCGATCAACAAACTTTTTAGCGGCTTCATCACTAGGCTGAAATTCTCCGCTAGTTTTTCTATCACTTAGTAGTCTCTCAGATGTTGTATTGATTGTAATTTTTTCAGCATCCATCAATAGAGAATTAGTAGCTTCAGCAAAATTATTTCCTGCTTCAGCGAATTTTTTGTACTCATCTGTAGACCTACAGCCACTTGCGAAGGTTGCAATAATCGCAACTACTACGAATGTTTTGTGAAAATTTCTCGTCATGCGTAAGTATTTGGATATTAAATTGCTGTGATTAGGGACAAATTAAATTTCACCATGTTGGATGGTGTTTTATGCAGAAATTTTGAATCCGTTATAAAACTTTACATATTTATCTATAGTAGTCTTATCAAGGGTGAAAATGTCAACATTTCATATTCTTAAGAAAAACATTGAGATAAATAATTATTACTATTGATTTTTGCTAGTTTCAAGTTTTAACGCAATATGCTATGGTATCTCACGTAAGTGTATAAAAATACCAAGTAAAAATTTTTGTTCAGGCGATCGCCTAGTAGTACGTATGCACTTACGTTACTACTGCTCACATAAACAAGATTAGAGAGATTATTTCTAGGTATCTCTTGACAGAGATATCAAATTGAAAACTAAAGTAAAGATAAATAACTAAATAAATTTAAATCTTAATTAACTAGAGATATTTAAAATGCTCAGAGTCAGAAACTTACCAGTTCATATTACTGAAGACGATATAGTACAGATTTTTTGGGAATATGTAAAAATTAAAATAGATAAAAATTATGTTGTAAAGATAGAAAGAATTGAAAATGAAAAAAGTTTTGCTATTGCGTGGGTGAAGCTAGACGAGAATAACGAAGAGATTGCTAAGGATAAATTACATGGAAAAAGATTAGATCCAAAATGGGGAGCGAATAAGCCCCTTGAGGTCGATATAACTTGGGGGGATGGCATAATGCCAGATCAGCCTGAAGCAGAGCCAATAAAGCCGCCAATAGAAGATAAGCAAAATGGAGACAAGAAAAGGAAAAGCCCATAGTACATATTTTCTTATTTAAATCATATATATTAGGAATAGATTTGGCACATGAAAACTGAAATTATCTTGATAGGAACTAGCAGTGTTAATAGAGAAAAAATAAAAGAAGAGTTCAAAAAAATTCAAGAACTTATAGGAGAAAATAACAGTTATTTTAATATTCAAATTAAAGAGAAAAAACTGCGTAAAGATTTGCCCTCTCTAATTCAAAATGCAAAATCTGAAATTATTCATATTAGTGCAGAAGGTAAAAATGATGGGACTATCCTTTTTCATGATGAAAACGGAGAAGAAGAATTAGAACCAGAGGATTTGGCAGAATTTTTCAAACATAATAATGTGAACTATGTAGTTTTAAATTTTTGCTATTCAAAAAAAGCTGCTGAATTAATTGCTAATCACGTT
This DNA window, taken from Aulosira sp. FACHB-615, encodes the following:
- a CDS encoding RNA-binding protein; the encoded protein is MLRVRNLPVHITEDDIVQIFWEYVKIKIDKNYVVKIERIENEKSFAIAWVKLDENNEEIAKDKLHGKRLDPKWGANKPLEVDITWGDGIMPDQPEAEPIKPPIEDKQNGDKKRKSP
- a CDS encoding caspase family protein is translated as MSINSEAEAQAILQKLRQVDAKLNSPQILFTIDHESDQRKKDAFNEARTKIVAQIRQLEDHSLSLLLANLQSNEASFQKGIDNLNREIEAANNIAKITEAIDRVLSVVTAIVIPTRGIGSRKIYVFLVGIDNYPDPKHHLDGCVNDIKAIEEYLNERFDPQEYQLHLLKLQDEQATREAIINGFRNHLCQAQKDDVVLFYYSGHGSQELAPKEFWHIEPDHLDETLVCYDSRTENGWDLADKELAKLIAEVAEKEPHITIIMDCCHSGSGTKDPMQETKERRLSIDKRERPLDSFIFTLEDLEKLTDSRERDPEKHPTGWKIPKGRHVLLAACRDYETAKEYPGKLRGYFSYYLMDTLTKTNGKLTYRDLFARTNAIVRSARSDQSPQLEVNHADDSNKFFLDGAIAEVEPYFIVKHDQTAGWVIEGGAVHGVQPPKNGETTSLALFKFDANNDDLHDPSKSVGTAKVTQVLPTKSKIDIEGIDHLATDTTFKAVVTSLPLPPLGVYFEGDEAGVNLAREQLNKAGLNGKPSAYIRESQEIGNADLRLLCHNDQYIIARPADEHPLVAQIDGYNPDNAEKAIKRLEHIARWTTIAQLKNTAATQIKAGDVKMELIFADQDSLPTKDIRLQYKYKNGNWQNPEFKLKLTNTTKRPLYCSLVTLSDSFAIEAPFFESGSVRLEAGGETYAQVDGDVWVPIGVPDNYWKQGITEYKDVIKLIVSNEEFNAKLLEQKALDVAPDKTRDIQSTNRSSLDRLMVRTQNRDIIRKTDAVKFDDWYAEEITITTVRPLESTPVSPGQEQQLGVGVKLQPHPSLKANVRLTTTPQVSRDLDNNIVPPILREDPQVTQPFQFTTSRGTDPGLTVLELRDVTNHEVVTPDAPLKLLVDAPLADNEYLLPIGYDGEFFLPLGRGQITNNGKTEIILERLPAPVSEGERSLQGAIRIFFQKVISQRLGREFKYPILAVPEITENKKKKIIYHNDEAYVREQVKNAKRIALYIHGIIGDTESLVSTIKHPVLQADGQKVSISELYDLVLTFDYENLNTSIEQNAQNLKRRLTNVGLGENHDKELHIIAHSMGGLVSRWFIEKEGGHKFVQHLIMLGTPNAGSPWSVVEDWVKLTLGIVLNSLATVSPPATVVGTLLGTLEQNIRVSLAQMNPASEFLNSLAASDDPGVPYSIIAGNTSIIPAALEEQPQKKSSVLKRLQQRLFNKVVELPFFGVPNDIAVKVDSIKSVPTGRSHPPHIQEIPCDHMSYFLGEPTEVGLQALIAAITRQK